The following proteins are co-located in the Pectinophora gossypiella chromosome 23, ilPecGoss1.1, whole genome shotgun sequence genome:
- the LOC126377569 gene encoding la-related protein 6: MEGTMPEDEGIAPDRRPSTDEHADSSDTASEASAGGKDSGCEVAVDAQEPPYSPPDEELANRIVSQVEFYFSDANITKDAFLLKHVRRNKEGYVSLKLISSFKRVKHLTKDWRVVAEALKRSTKLEINEAGTKLRRIEPLPPYDETTPSRTVVAVKMPIDRPSVENVSRLFAGCGEIALVRVLRPGNPVPADVRQFLNKNPSLVNCVCALVEFTESESAREALRLQGPEEEGMKVYELNGVPKEPKRKAPIRRAPPRRHECEYSSCCSGSEAEYDYRYGNPFYRRNSSGFFAPRAPEIQTWVPRRPSTCSHSSDSGVSFYCNSRRASQASTGSNSSAEGWLSRRLSGCSLSGTECGGRRLSCAPRFEPRTPVVPDGTRGFHAAARQRRISDLALYSR; this comes from the coding sequence ATGGAGGGGACAATGCCCGAAGACGAAGGAATCGCCCCCGACCGCCGCCCCTCCACCGACGAGCATGCCGACTCCTCGGACACCGCCTCCGAGGCGTCCGCTGGCGGGAAGGACTCGGGGTGCGAGGTAGCCGTCGACGCACAGGAACCACCCTATTCCCCGCCCGACGAAGAACTTGCCAACCGCATCGTCTCACAAGTCGAGTTCTACTTCTCCGACGCGAACATCACCAAGGATGCCTTCCTGTTGAAGCACGTCAGGAGGAACAAGGAGGGGTATGTCTCCCTAAAGCTCATCTCGAGTTTCAAACGAGTGAAGCATCTGACCAAGGACTGGAGAGTTGTCGCCGAGGCTTTGAAGCGGTCCACTAAGCTGGAGATCAACGAAGCCGGGACGAAGCTCCGCAGGATCGAGCCCTTGCCACCGTACGATGAGACCACACCGTCGAGGACCGTCGTCGCTGTGAAAATGCCCATAGATCGTCCCTCGGTGGAAAACGTCTCCCGTCTCTTCGCAGGGTGTGGGGAGATCGCCCTGGTACGTGTGTTGAGACCAGGTAATCCTGTGCCCGCGGACGTCCGTCAGTTCCTCAATAAGAACCCGAGTTTAGTTAACTGTGTGTGTGCTTTAGTGGAGTTTACCGAGTCAGAATCGGCTAGGGAAGCGTTGCGTCTTCAGGGCCCTGAGGAGGAGGGCATGAAAGTGTATGAGCTGAATGGTGTTCCTAAGGAGCCGAAGAGGAAAGCCCCGATCCGCCGCGCACCCCCGCGCCGCCACGAGTGTGAATACTCCTCGTGTTGCAGCGGCTCCGAGGCCGAATACGATTACAGATACGGCAACCCGTTCTACAGAAGAAACTCGAGTGGGTTCTTTGCGCCGCGCGCTCCAGAGATCCAAACGTGGGTGCCGCGGAGGCCGTCCACTTGCAGTCACAGTTCGGATTCTGGTGTGTCGTTCTACTGCAACTCTAGGAGAGCGTCGCAGGCGAGTACTGGGAGCAACAGCAGCGCGGAGGGGTGGCTGTCGAGGAGGTTGTCGGGGTGTTCGTTGTCTGGCACTGAGTGTGGTGGGAGGCGGTTGTCGTGCGCGCCGCGGTTCGAGCCGCGGACGCCGGTGGTCCCCGACGGCACGCGCGGCTTCCACGCCGCCGCCCGCCAGCGGAGAATCTCGGACCTCGCGCTATATTCTCGCTAG